One window from the genome of Lepisosteus oculatus isolate fLepOcu1 chromosome 21, fLepOcu1.hap2, whole genome shotgun sequence encodes:
- the sinhcafl gene encoding SIN3-HDAC complex associated factor, like isoform X1, whose amino-acid sequence MLHEPLEMFGFHKSKIYRSHEGCCICKTKSSSSRFTDSGRYEENFRLCFGLMEDRTGDICNACVLLVKRWKKLPLGSKKNWNHVVDARAGPGFKMTKPKKMKSGDGSKKKLKKLHKFKRQNSDAHSTTSSASPSQSPSYSNQSDEGSDIESKQRHSSPSVFSFIDLSYWKRQKVCCGIIYKGRFGEVMIDPRLFKPCCSSKKPEPPAAPEETGPGLKEEDEERW is encoded by the exons A TGTTGCACGAACCTTTGGAGATGTTTGGTTTTCATAAATCGAAGATCTATCGCAGCCACGAAGGCTGTTGCATTTGTAAGACGAAGTCGTCCAGCTCTCGCTTCACAGACAGCGGTCGGTACGAAGAAAACTTCAGACTCTGCTTTGG GCTGATGGAAGATCGGACGGGAGATATATGTAATGCTTGCGTCCTGTTAGTGAAGCGCTGGAAGAAACTTCCCCTGGGCTCCAAAAAGAACTGGAATCAC GTGGTCGATGCGAGAGCAGGGCCTGGCTTCAAGATGACCAAACCCAAGAAGATGAAAAGCGGCGACGGCAGCAAAAAGAAACTCAAGAAGCTTCACAAGTTCAAGAGGCAAA ATTCGGATGCTCACAGCACCACGTCCAGTGCCTCGCCCTCCCAGTCGCCCAGTTACAGCAACCAGTCCGACGAGGGCTCCGACATCGAGTCCAAACAGAGGCACTCCTCCCCATCCGTGTTCTCGTTCATCGACCTCTCTTACTGGAAAAG GCAAAAGGTGTGCTGTGGCATCATTTACAAGGGGCGCTTCGGCGAAGTCATGATCGACCCCCGCCTCTTCAAGCCCTGCTGCAGCTCCAAGAAGCCGGAGCCGCCGGCGGCGCCGGAGGAGACCGGGCCGGGCCTGAAAGAGGAAGACGAGGAAAGGTGGTGA
- the sinhcafl gene encoding SIN3-HDAC complex associated factor, like isoform X2, whose product MFGFHKSKIYRSHEGCCICKTKSSSSRFTDSGRYEENFRLCFGLMEDRTGDICNACVLLVKRWKKLPLGSKKNWNHVVDARAGPGFKMTKPKKMKSGDGSKKKLKKLHKFKRQNSDAHSTTSSASPSQSPSYSNQSDEGSDIESKQRHSSPSVFSFIDLSYWKRQKVCCGIIYKGRFGEVMIDPRLFKPCCSSKKPEPPAAPEETGPGLKEEDEERW is encoded by the exons ATGTTTGGTTTTCATAAATCGAAGATCTATCGCAGCCACGAAGGCTGTTGCATTTGTAAGACGAAGTCGTCCAGCTCTCGCTTCACAGACAGCGGTCGGTACGAAGAAAACTTCAGACTCTGCTTTGG GCTGATGGAAGATCGGACGGGAGATATATGTAATGCTTGCGTCCTGTTAGTGAAGCGCTGGAAGAAACTTCCCCTGGGCTCCAAAAAGAACTGGAATCAC GTGGTCGATGCGAGAGCAGGGCCTGGCTTCAAGATGACCAAACCCAAGAAGATGAAAAGCGGCGACGGCAGCAAAAAGAAACTCAAGAAGCTTCACAAGTTCAAGAGGCAAA ATTCGGATGCTCACAGCACCACGTCCAGTGCCTCGCCCTCCCAGTCGCCCAGTTACAGCAACCAGTCCGACGAGGGCTCCGACATCGAGTCCAAACAGAGGCACTCCTCCCCATCCGTGTTCTCGTTCATCGACCTCTCTTACTGGAAAAG GCAAAAGGTGTGCTGTGGCATCATTTACAAGGGGCGCTTCGGCGAAGTCATGATCGACCCCCGCCTCTTCAAGCCCTGCTGCAGCTCCAAGAAGCCGGAGCCGCCGGCGGCGCCGGAGGAGACCGGGCCGGGCCTGAAAGAGGAAGACGAGGAAAGGTGGTGA